CCTCAAGAGCATCCAAAAGAAGGACTTCCCCGGCGTCCGCATGGACGACATCGAGGCGCTGCTCCCGCGCGAGGACATGGGCGACGCCGAGATGGTCGACTATCTCCGCTTCGCGCTGCAGGATCCCGGCGGCGCGCGGCCGTCGATCGAGACCCTCCTCCACGGCTTCCTGTCCGCGCCGGCGGTCTTTCACACCCACGCCGACGCCGTGGTCTCGCTGACCAACAACGCGAACGCCGCCCGGGTGCTCCAGGAGGTCTACGACGACGAGGTCGTGGCGCTGCCGTACCGGCGGCCCGGCTTCCGCATCTCCAAGGAGGTGGCGGACACCCTCGCGGCCAGGCCCCGCCTCCGCGCCATGCTGCTGCAGAAGCACGGCACCATCTGCTGGGGCGACACGGTGAAGGACGCCTACCTCGCCACCATCGAGCTGATCAGCAGGGCCGAGGAAGCGATCGCCCACCGCGCGAAGGGCCGGGCGCGCTTCGGTGGCGTCGCGCTCACGCCTCCCGCGGCCGACGAGCGTCGGCGCGTGGCCCTGGCGGTGGCGCCGCACCTGCGCGGGCTAGTGGGGAGCGAGCGGCGGCAGATCGTCCACTTTGACGACGCGCCGGACATCCTCGAGTTCGCGTCTTCTCGGGACGCGGCGGCTCTTTGTGAGATCGGCCCCGCGACCCCCGACCACACGATCTACACCAAGCGGCTGCCATGCTTCATTCCCCTCGATCGACCCGGGGACGCCGAGGCGGTGAAGGCCGCGCTCGAGGCGGGGGTGGCGCGCTTCGTCCGGGACTACACCGCCTACTTCGAGGCGCACAACCGCGAGGGCGCGACGCTGGTCGACGCCTACCCGCGCGTGATCGTGGTGGGCGGGCTCGGCATGTTCACGACGGGGAAGGACCGTCGCACCGCGGGCATCGTCGACGACATCTACCACCACACCGTCTCGGTGCAGGGGGCGGCCACGAGCTTTGGGCCCTATGTCTCCCTGTCCGCCCGCGACGCCTTCGACGTGGAGTACTGGCCGCTCGAGCTCTACAAGCTCCAGCAGGCGCCGCCAGAGAAGGAGCTGGCCCGGCGCATCGCGCTCGTGACGGGCGGGGCGGGCGGCATCGGTCGCGCGGTGGCGCTGCGGCTGGCCGCCGAGGGCGCCCACGTGGTGGTGGCCGACGTGGACGGCGCGGGGGCGGGCAAGGTGGCGGACGAGGTGCTGGCCGCCCAGGGCGCCGGCCGCGCCCTCGGGCTCGCCCTGGACGTGACCAGCGAGACCTCGGTGCGGCGTGCCCTCGAGGAGACCGTGCTCGCCTACGGCGGCCTCGACATCGTCGTGTCGAACGCGGGCATCGCCCACTCCGCGCCCGTGGACTCCATGGAGCTGGCCGACTGGGAGCGCTCGTTCGCGGTGAACAGCACCGGCCACTTCCTGATCGCCCGCGAGGCCATGCGCGTGCTCAAGGCCCAGCGGCTGGGCGGAGCGTTCGTCTTCGTCGCCACCAAGAACGTGATGTCGCCGGGCAAGGACTTCTCGGCTTACTCCGCCGCCAAGGCCGCCGAGGCGCAGCTCGCCAAGGTCCTCGCGCTCGAAGGCGGGCCGCACGGCATCCGGTCGAACATCGTGAACCCCGACGCCGTGTTCCGCGACTCCAAGCTCTGGTCGGAGGACGTGCGCCGCGAGCGCGCCCGCGCCCAGGGCATCAGCGTGGACGACCTCGAGGACTTCTATCGCAAGCGCAACATCCTGGCCCGGCCGATCCTGCCCGAGGACGTGGCGGAGGCCGTGCTCTTCCTCGCGTCCGACCGCTCCGCCAAGACCACCGGCTGCAGCATCGCGGTGGACGGCGGCGTGAAGGACGCCTTCCCCCGTTGATTGGCGAGCCGGAGCCGCAGGCGAGGCGAGCGGATACATGATCGGCTTCGGCGCGTTCCTCTCGATGCACCCGCCGCAGGAGCAGTGGGCGCTCGCCCGCCGCGTGGAAGCCCTGGGCTACGAATCGCTCTGGACGGGCGACCACGTGTCCTTCCACGGGCCGATCTACGAGTCGCTGACGCTGCTCGCCTCGTACGCGAGCGTCACGCAGCGGATACGCCTCGGCACCGCGGTCTATCTCCTCGCCCTCCGGCACCCCACCATCGCCGCCAAGATCACCTCGACGCTGGACGCCCTGTCGGAAGGGCGGCTGATCTTCGGGGTCGGCGTGGGTGGCGAGAACCCGAAGGAGTTCGAGGCGTCGGGCATCCCGCACACGGAGCGCGGCGCGCGCGTGACCGAGGGTATCGACGTGGTCCGCGCCCTCTGGCGCGACACGCCCGCCAGCTTCAAGGGGCGCTTCACGTCGTTCGAGGCCTTGAGCCTCGATCCCAAGCCGGTGCAGCGCCCGGGGCCGCCCATCTGGATCGGCGGGCGCTCGGACGCGGCGCTCGCCCGCGCGGGCCGCCAGGGCGACGGCTGGGTGTCCTACGTCGTGCAGCCGGAGCGCTACAAGGCGAGCGTCGAGAAGATCCGCGCCGCGGCGGCCGCGGCCGGGCGCCGGCTCGACGGGTTCGTCGCGGCGCATCTGGCCTTCATCACGGTGGGGAAGGACTACGAGGCGGCCGAGCGCGCGTGGGTGGAGCGGCTGAGCCGGCGCTACGCGCAGGACTTCGGGCCGCTCACGGGGAAGTACGGCATCATCGGCACGCCCGCGCAGTGCCAGGAGACGATGGAGCGATTCGTCGCGGGCGGCTGCGGCTACTTCCTTATGAACCCGATCTGCGATCCCGCGGACGAGGCCGCGCAGCTCGAGACCATCGCCGCCGACATCATGCCGCGCTTCCGCGGCCACTAGCGCGTGGCCCCTCGGCCGCGGGAGTGCCGGGCGGAGGTGGAGGCGGTCCGCGCCCTCAATCCCGACGTCATCGAGGTCGATCTCCGCATGGTCGATCCACCGACCTTCGCCTTCGCGGCGGGCCAGTGGGTGTCGGTGCCGTTCGGCCCCAAGATCGTGCGCGCCTACAGCATGGCCTCGGCGCCGGAAACCGGTGAGCGCTTCACTCTCTCCGTGGACGTGTCGCCAAGTGGGCTCGGCTCCCAGTGGATCCGGGGGCTCAAGCCGCGTGACCCCGTCACGTTCAAGGGGCCCACAGGCGGCTTCGTGCTCGACCGCGCGGACACGCGGCGCCCGGTGTTCATCGCCGAGGAGATCGGCGTGGTGCCGATCCGGTCCATCCTGCTCGACCTCTACGGCGGGGGCTTCGGCGGCGGGGCCGCCCTGATCCAGTGGGCGCGCAACCCGTCATGGCTCCTCTATGAGGCGGATTTCCGGGCCCTCACGCGCGATCACAAAGGCTTCTCCTATCTCCCGGTGCTTCGCGAGCCGTCGCCGGGCTGGCGCGGCGAGCGGGGCGAGTGTCACGAGGCGGTGGATCGCCTCGTGCACAGCGTCGATCGCTCCGTCGTCTATGTGTGCGGCGGCGAGGCCACGATCAAGCTGGTACGGCAGGCGCTCGTCGCCAAGGGGATGGATCGGAAGAGCGTGAAGTGGGAGAAGTTCTGGTGATCGGCCGCGCGGCGCGGGCGCCGCTCGTGCCGCTCATCGTTTTGACCGTCGTCTCCGCTGCGGCGGCCGCCCACACATACCGCAGCGCGGAGTGGGGTTTCGAGTTCAGCTATCCCGATCCACTCGTGGTGGGCCGCTACAAGGATCCGCCACGCCCGAGATGGAAGCGCGGCTGCGCGAGACCGGCCAGGTGTCGCCGTGGGCCCATGCGATCGCGCTGGTGGAGCCCTCGCGCCTGGGCATGCGTCGCACGCTCGACGCCGTTCCGGTCGGCGACGTCGCCTCGATCACGGTGACGCCCTCGCGCGGGCAGAAGGCCGACTTCCTGCGCCGGCATTTCTTTCGCGACCAGTGGAAGACCACGAGCGGCGGCCGCGAGGTGTACCGACTGCCCGGCTATCCCGGCCCCTACGGAGACGCCGCGTTCTACTACCTCATGCCCATCCGTGACGGTGAGGTGGTCGAGCTGTTCGCTCACCGCCGGCACCTCGACGCCGCGCGCACGGAGACCGGCTACGACCGGGTGATCGAGGGTATCATCGCCTCGTTCAGGCTCATTCCCCCCGGCGGCTAGCACCGGCGAGCGAGGACGGTATCATGGCGGATCTCAGCGGCGGGCATCTGGTCGCGCGCACGCTCGCGCAGGCGGGTGTCGGGCACATCTTCACGCTCTGCGGCGGGCACATCCTGCCCATCTACGACGGCTGCATCACCGAGAACATCGCGGTGGTGGACATGCGGCACGAGCAGGCGGCGGCGCATGCCGCCGACGCCTACGCGCGCCTCACACGCAATGTCGGCGTCGCCGTCGTGACGGCGGGGCCGGGCGTCACCGACGCGGTGACCGGCGTGGCCAACGCCTACTCGGCGCGCAGCCCGGTGCTGCTCATCGGCGGCGCGGCGCCCCTCGGCCTGCGCGGGCTCGGCGCGCTCCAGGAGACGGAGCAGGTCGGGCTCCTCCGCCCGATCACGAAGGGATCGTGGTCGGTGGCGGAGACGCGGCAGATTCCCGAGGTGCTGACCACCGCCATCCGTACCGCGCTCACCGGGCGCCCCGGCCCCGTGTTCGTCGAGATTCCCGTCGATCTGCTCATGACCCTGGTCGAGGATCGCCTGGCGCCCATCCCGACGCAGTACGTCCACCGCGAGCGTCAGGCCGCCGACCCCGACGGGATCGCGCGCCTCGCGGACCTACTGATGCGAGCGAAGCGGCCGGTCATCATGGCGGGGAGCGGGGTCTACTGGGACGACGCGGCCAAGGATCTCCAGAGCTTCGCCGAGGGCGCGGGCGTCCCGGTGTTCATGAACGGCGCCGGGCGCGGCTCCCTGCCCAGCGATCATCCGCTCGCGTTCAGCCAGGCTCGGGGGATGGCGCTCGGCCAGTCGGACCTCGTGCTCGTCCTGGGCGCGCCCCTCGACTTCCGGCTGGGCTACGGCCGGCCGCCGTCTTTCGCCGAGGACGCGCAAGTCGTCATGGTGGACTGCGATGCGGTCGAGCTGGGCCGCAATCGCCCGCTCGCGCTCGGGCTCGTCGGGCACATCGGCCTCGTGCTGCGCCAGCTCGCGGACGCGCTGCCCGCGGGCCAGGCCACGCGGGGCAGGGACTGGCTGGGATCGATTCGCAAGAAGGAGGCGGAGAGCCAGGCCAAGCTGATGGCCGAGCGCCAGTCGAGCGACGTGCCCATCAGCCACTACCGCATGGCCCACGAGATCGCGGCCGTCGTGGACGCGGGCACCACCGTGGTGGGCGACGGGGGCGACGTGGTCGGCTGCGCGTCCAAGATCGTGCCGCTCCAGCGGCCGGGACAGTGGATGGATCCGGGCCCCTTCGGCTGCCTCGGGGTGGGGCCGTCCTTCGCCCTTGCCGCCAAGCTCCTCCGTCCCGCGGATCGCGTGCTGCTGATCGCGGGCGACGGCGCCTTCGGGCTCAATGGCATGGAGATCGAGACTGCGGTGCGCTTCCGCCTCCCCATGACGGTGATCGTGGGCAACGACGGCGGCTGGGGGCAGATCCGCAACCCACAGCTGTCCTTCTTTGGCGCCGAGCGCGCGGTGGGCACCTCGCTCCCCCTCACGCGCTACGACCGTCTCGTGGAGTCGCTGGGCGGGAAGGGGATTCACGTCACCGACCCCGCCGCGATCCGGCCCGCGCTCGAGCGCGCGCTCGGCTCCGGCGAGGTCTATGGCATCAATGTGGAGCTGGACCCGGCGGCCTACCGGCGCACCGGCCAGGTCTCGATGGCGATCTAACCCGCGTCGTGCGCATCACCTTTCTCTCGCCACACGTCCGCATCGCGGGGGGCGTGCGCGCCATCCTGACCTACGCCGACCGGCTGGTGCGCCGCGGCCACGACGTGTCCGTGATCGTGCCCGCCGGCTCGCGGTGGCGCGCGTGGCGGCGCAATCGATCCCAGCCGGTCCCCGACTGGATCCCGGGCTTCCGCGCGCGCCTGCGCTGGGTGACCGCGTGGGATCCGTCGCGCCTCCCCGCCGGCGACGCGCTCGTGGCCACCGCGTGGCAGAGCGCCGACGCGGTGGCGGCGGCGCCGGACCGCTGCGGCGCCAAATTCTATCTCGTGCAGCACTACGAGAGCCTCTATC
The Candidatus Methylomirabilota bacterium genome window above contains:
- the rhaD gene encoding bifunctional rhamnulose-1-phosphate aldolase/short-chain dehydrogenase; translation: MNSRWDDATAATLGGLDLLVYASRLIGAETSLVVWGGGNTSIKQTERDHRGRECRVLRVKGSGSDLKSIQKKDFPGVRMDDIEALLPREDMGDAEMVDYLRFALQDPGGARPSIETLLHGFLSAPAVFHTHADAVVSLTNNANAARVLQEVYDDEVVALPYRRPGFRISKEVADTLAARPRLRAMLLQKHGTICWGDTVKDAYLATIELISRAEEAIAHRAKGRARFGGVALTPPAADERRRVALAVAPHLRGLVGSERRQIVHFDDAPDILEFASSRDAAALCEIGPATPDHTIYTKRLPCFIPLDRPGDAEAVKAALEAGVARFVRDYTAYFEAHNREGATLVDAYPRVIVVGGLGMFTTGKDRRTAGIVDDIYHHTVSVQGAATSFGPYVSLSARDAFDVEYWPLELYKLQQAPPEKELARRIALVTGGAGGIGRAVALRLAAEGAHVVVADVDGAGAGKVADEVLAAQGAGRALGLALDVTSETSVRRALEETVLAYGGLDIVVSNAGIAHSAPVDSMELADWERSFAVNSTGHFLIAREAMRVLKAQRLGGAFVFVATKNVMSPGKDFSAYSAAKAAEAQLAKVLALEGGPHGIRSNIVNPDAVFRDSKLWSEDVRRERARAQGISVDDLEDFYRKRNILARPILPEDVAEAVLFLASDRSAKTTGCSIAVDGGVKDAFPR
- a CDS encoding TIGR03619 family F420-dependent LLM class oxidoreductase, giving the protein MIGFGAFLSMHPPQEQWALARRVEALGYESLWTGDHVSFHGPIYESLTLLASYASVTQRIRLGTAVYLLALRHPTIAAKITSTLDALSEGRLIFGVGVGGENPKEFEASGIPHTERGARVTEGIDVVRALWRDTPASFKGRFTSFEALSLDPKPVQRPGPPIWIGGRSDAALARAGRQGDGWVSYVVQPERYKASVEKIRAAAAAAGRRLDGFVAAHLAFITVGKDYEAAERAWVERLSRRYAQDFGPLTGKYGIIGTPAQCQETMERFVAGGCGYFLMNPICDPADEAAQLETIAADIMPRFRGH
- a CDS encoding FAD-dependent oxidoreductase, which translates into the protein MEAVRALNPDVIEVDLRMVDPPTFAFAAGQWVSVPFGPKIVRAYSMASAPETGERFTLSVDVSPSGLGSQWIRGLKPRDPVTFKGPTGGFVLDRADTRRPVFIAEEIGVVPIRSILLDLYGGGFGGGAALIQWARNPSWLLYEADFRALTRDHKGFSYLPVLREPSPGWRGERGECHEAVDRLVHSVDRSVVYVCGGEATIKLVRQALVAKGMDRKSVKWEKFW
- a CDS encoding thiamine pyrophosphate-binding protein codes for the protein MADLSGGHLVARTLAQAGVGHIFTLCGGHILPIYDGCITENIAVVDMRHEQAAAHAADAYARLTRNVGVAVVTAGPGVTDAVTGVANAYSARSPVLLIGGAAPLGLRGLGALQETEQVGLLRPITKGSWSVAETRQIPEVLTTAIRTALTGRPGPVFVEIPVDLLMTLVEDRLAPIPTQYVHRERQAADPDGIARLADLLMRAKRPVIMAGSGVYWDDAAKDLQSFAEGAGVPVFMNGAGRGSLPSDHPLAFSQARGMALGQSDLVLVLGAPLDFRLGYGRPPSFAEDAQVVMVDCDAVELGRNRPLALGLVGHIGLVLRQLADALPAGQATRGRDWLGSIRKKEAESQAKLMAERQSSDVPISHYRMAHEIAAVVDAGTTVVGDGGDVVGCASKIVPLQRPGQWMDPGPFGCLGVGPSFALAAKLLRPADRVLLIAGDGAFGLNGMEIETAVRFRLPMTVIVGNDGGWGQIRNPQLSFFGAERAVGTSLPLTRYDRLVESLGGKGIHVTDPAAIRPALERALGSGEVYGINVELDPAAYRRTGQVSMAI